In Streptococcus dysgalactiae subsp. dysgalactiae, the following are encoded in one genomic region:
- a CDS encoding helix-turn-helix transcriptional regulator, which yields MSKLKGYRVMLGLTQQAMAKKLDISLQSYNNKELGKTPFNDKERLLIKAMVAKEIKPDITIDELFYS from the coding sequence ATGAGCAAACTCAAAGGATACCGTGTCATGCTTGGTCTGACACAACAAGCAATGGCTAAAAAGCTAGATATTTCTTTACAGTCATACAATAACAAGGAACTTGGAAAAACACCGTTCAATGATAAAGAGCGATTGTTAATCAAAGCTATGGTTGCTAAAGAAATCAAGCCAGATATTACCATTGATGAACTATTTTATTCATAA
- a CDS encoding tyrosine-type recombinase/integrase gives MKIKPITKKNGTIVYRANVYLGTDQVTGKKAKTSVTGRTRKEVKQKAKHAQDEFISNGYTVTKVVPIKNYQELAELWLESYQLTVKPQTFIATKRMLYNHLIPVFGALKLNKLSVSYIQGFINDLSRELVHYSVVHSINRRVLQYGVSLQLLPFNPARDVMLPKVPKKENKAIKFIAPEDLKALMAYMEKLANKKFSYFFDYVLYSVLLATGCRFGEVVALEWSDIDLENGTISITKNYSRLLKLIGTPKSKAGVRVISIDKKTINLLRLYKNRQRQLFIETGAYVSAVVFATPTKEYQNMATRQESLDRRIAEIAIPRFTFHAFRHTHASLLLNAGISYKELQYRLGHATLAMTMDIYSHLSMDKEKEAVSYYEKAINSL, from the coding sequence ATGAAAATCAAACCAATTACAAAGAAAAACGGTACTATCGTGTACCGTGCTAATGTTTACTTAGGTACTGACCAGGTAACAGGTAAGAAAGCTAAAACAAGCGTAACAGGTAGGACAAGAAAAGAGGTTAAGCAAAAAGCAAAGCACGCGCAAGATGAATTCATTTCTAATGGCTACACGGTTACTAAAGTTGTGCCAATAAAGAATTATCAAGAATTGGCTGAGTTATGGCTAGAAAGTTACCAGCTTACGGTAAAGCCTCAGACATTCATAGCAACTAAGAGAATGCTCTATAATCACTTAATACCAGTCTTTGGCGCTTTGAAATTAAATAAGCTATCTGTTAGCTATATTCAAGGTTTTATTAATGATTTATCTAGAGAGTTGGTACATTATAGCGTTGTTCACTCTATCAATAGGCGTGTTTTACAATATGGGGTATCTCTCCAGTTATTGCCATTCAACCCTGCGCGTGATGTCATGTTGCCCAAAGTACCAAAAAAGGAAAATAAGGCTATTAAGTTCATAGCTCCAGAAGATTTAAAAGCGTTAATGGCTTACATGGAAAAGCTAGCCAATAAGAAATTTAGCTATTTCTTTGATTATGTTCTGTACAGCGTTTTACTTGCTACTGGTTGCCGTTTTGGGGAAGTAGTAGCCCTAGAATGGTCTGATATTGACCTAGAGAATGGAACTATCAGCATAACCAAGAATTACAGTAGGTTATTAAAGTTAATTGGTACGCCAAAAAGCAAAGCAGGGGTAAGGGTCATCAGCATAGACAAGAAAACAATCAATCTGCTACGCCTTTACAAGAATAGGCAACGACAATTATTTATAGAGACTGGGGCGTATGTTTCTGCTGTGGTGTTTGCGACACCTACGAAAGAATATCAAAACATGGCAACTAGACAGGAAAGTCTAGATAGGCGGATTGCTGAAATTGCTATCCCTAGATTTACCTTTCACGCTTTCCGACACACTCACGCTAGTTTATTGCTTAATGCTGGTATCAGCTATAAAGAATTACAATACCGTCTAGGTCATGCTACGTTAGCTATGACCATGGATATTTATAGTCACCTTTCCATGGACAAAGAAAAAGAGGCTGTTTCCTATTACGAAAAAGCCATAAATTCTTTATAA
- a CDS encoding helix-turn-helix domain-containing protein, translated as MNRLKELRQEKKLSQKEMALELQTPLRTYQRWENGESQIKPDKAQALADYFGVSVGYLLGYSEYEKTTDIKNLVYDTPYGGAAGIVYDEIAKKIGEKRMKRFLENTASNTFIQFSMFDNDNDLMHTKEAEMILLFELLDNSDKQLVFDLIKSLSDKIVGEDFEGYPLNKWLELEEKKNNH; from the coding sequence ATGAATAGATTGAAAGAATTACGACAAGAAAAAAAGCTATCTCAAAAAGAGATGGCTCTTGAATTACAAACCCCTCTTAGAACTTATCAACGCTGGGAAAACGGAGAAAGCCAAATCAAACCAGACAAAGCCCAAGCCTTAGCAGATTATTTCGGTGTATCGGTTGGTTATCTGTTGGGGTATAGTGAATATGAAAAAACAACGGATATTAAAAACCTTGTGTATGATACACCTTATGGAGGTGCTGCTGGAATAGTGTACGATGAGATAGCAAAAAAAATCGGAGAAAAACGTATGAAACGTTTTTTAGAAAATACAGCTTCAAATACATTCATACAATTTTCAATGTTTGACAACGATAACGACTTAATGCACACAAAGGAAGCAGAAATGATACTATTATTCGAGCTCCTCGATAATTCAGATAAACAACTTGTTTTCGATTTAATTAAAAGTCTTTCTGACAAAATAGTCGGAGAAGATTTCGAAGGCTATCCATTAAATAAATGGTTAGAACTTGAAGAGAAGAAAAATAACCACTAA
- a CDS encoding BRO-N domain-containing protein translates to MQKVENWNGNSIRFVEHNGEWWAVLSDITRALNLRTDKVRSRLEGDHLSRVGIKDRMGRTQETLIVNEFGIYEAIFSSRKKEAKQFKKWVFETIKQLRQVTGLEGFQVFRILDKEHQKQAMAKLEIGLKSVSKRDLIKANTIANKAVSNKYGFSKMVGKSDMTESMLKDREEILDDTVELMVMRDKFGLDFSVADTIYSRQ, encoded by the coding sequence ATGCAAAAAGTAGAAAATTGGAATGGCAACAGTATCCGTTTTGTAGAACATAATGGCGAGTGGTGGGCAGTGCTGTCCGATATTACACGCGCTTTAAATTTAAGGACTGATAAAGTTCGGTCGCGTTTAGAAGGTGACCACCTTTCAAGGGTGGGCATAAAAGATAGAATGGGCAGAACGCAAGAAACTCTTATTGTTAACGAGTTCGGTATCTACGAAGCTATTTTTTCAAGTCGCAAAAAGGAAGCTAAGCAGTTTAAAAAGTGGGTATTTGAAACGATTAAGCAACTACGCCAAGTGACAGGGCTTGAAGGTTTCCAAGTATTCAGGATATTGGATAAGGAACACCAAAAACAAGCTATGGCAAAGTTAGAAATAGGTTTAAAATCAGTTTCTAAACGTGACCTTATCAAGGCTAATACTATTGCTAATAAGGCAGTATCAAATAAATACGGTTTTTCTAAGATGGTCGGTAAGTCAGATATGACCGAATCAATGCTAAAAGACCGTGAAGAAATCCTAGATGATACCGTTGAACTTATGGTGATGAGAGATAAATTTGGGCTTGATTTCAGCGTTGCAGATACCATTTACAGCAGACAATAA
- the glmU gene encoding bifunctional UDP-N-acetylglucosamine diphosphorylase/glucosamine-1-phosphate N-acetyltransferase GlmU produces the protein MTNYAIILAAGKGTRMKSDLPKVLHHVSGLTMLEHVFRSVAAIEPEQNVTVIGHKADMVRDVLADQSEFVLQTEQLGTGHAVMMAEEKLAGLEGHTLVIAGDTPLITGQSLKSLIDFHVNHKNVATILTATAQDPFGYGRIIRNKDGEVIKIVEQKDASDFEQQIKEINTGTYVFDNKRLFEALKNITTNNAQGEYYLTDVISIFRDHKEKVGAYTLRDFNESLGVNDRVALATAEAVMRQRITKKHMVNGVTFQNPETVYIETDVEIAPDVLIEGNVTLKGKTRIAAECVLTNGTYILDSEIGQGSIITNSMIESSSLASGVTVGPYAHIRPGTSLAKDVHIGNFVEVKGSHIGEKTKAGHLTYIGNAQVGSKVNVGAGTITVNYDGQNKYQTVIGDYAFIGSNSTLIAPLEVGDNALTAAGSTISKTVPADSIAIGRSRQVTKEDYAKRLPHHPSRSK, from the coding sequence ATGACAAATTATGCAATTATTCTAGCTGCGGGTAAGGGCACCCGCATGAAATCAGATCTTCCTAAAGTGCTTCACCATGTTTCTGGCTTAACCATGTTAGAACACGTTTTTCGCAGCGTAGCAGCGATTGAACCTGAGCAAAATGTGACCGTTATTGGCCACAAAGCAGATATGGTACGTGACGTATTAGCAGACCAATCCGAGTTTGTGTTACAAACAGAACAGCTAGGCACAGGACATGCTGTTATGATGGCCGAAGAAAAGTTAGCAGGACTAGAAGGTCATACCTTGGTGATTGCAGGCGACACCCCTTTAATCACCGGTCAAAGCCTCAAGAGTCTGATTGATTTTCACGTTAACCATAAAAATGTTGCTACGATTTTGACTGCCACAGCGCAGGATCCTTTTGGCTATGGTCGTATTATCCGTAACAAGGATGGTGAAGTGATTAAAATTGTTGAGCAAAAAGATGCCAGCGATTTTGAACAACAAATCAAAGAGATTAACACAGGAACTTATGTCTTTGACAATAAGCGTTTGTTTGAAGCCCTTAAAAACATTACAACAAACAATGCCCAAGGGGAATATTACCTAACAGATGTGATCTCCATTTTTAGAGATCATAAAGAAAAAGTCGGCGCTTACACCCTCAGAGACTTCAATGAAAGTCTTGGTGTTAATGATCGTGTGGCCTTAGCAACAGCTGAAGCAGTGATGCGCCAACGCATCACCAAAAAACATATGGTCAATGGAGTGACTTTCCAAAACCCTGAAACAGTCTATATTGAAACTGATGTTGAGATTGCACCGGATGTTTTAATTGAAGGAAATGTGACCTTGAAAGGGAAAACACGCATCGCAGCCGAATGTGTCTTGACGAATGGTACTTATATTTTGGATTCTGAAATTGGTCAAGGAAGTATCATCACCAACTCAATGATTGAATCTTCAAGTTTAGCTTCTGGTGTCACTGTTGGGCCTTATGCCCATATTCGCCCAGGAACAAGTTTGGCTAAAGATGTGCATATCGGTAATTTTGTAGAAGTAAAAGGATCCCATATCGGAGAAAAAACCAAAGCGGGACACTTGACCTATATCGGAAATGCTCAAGTAGGTTCTAAAGTGAATGTTGGAGCAGGAACCATTACCGTCAACTACGATGGTCAAAATAAATATCAGACAGTTATTGGAGATTACGCTTTTATTGGTAGCAATTCAACTCTTATTGCTCCCTTGGAAGTTGGGGACAATGCTTTAACTGCAGCTGGCTCAACTATTTCTAAGACAGTACCAGCTGATAGCATTGCTATTGGGCGCAGCCGCCAAGTGACCAAGGAAGATTACGCTAAGCGTCTTCCTCATCACCCAAGTCGAAGCAAATAA
- a CDS encoding DNA primase family protein has protein sequence MNIKELQQELDSTKQVKKPQTMKELYQLLQSLGEAWRDEHKEEKEITKGNRKGEVETKIPRPSVAEVANILLKNCYFTFIGYSKLTDSSQLYIYHLDLGYYIASRDIVNKLILKFDSRLTSKRFTEEVIIFLRTETKIKPPMQESYLIPVRNGIFNLHTKQLEAFTPKHIITTKITTTYNPEAKKTLLGGWFDFDKWLGTLACDDKEIITLLWQVMNEAINPNRTRKKMVILTGDGNNGKGTFQALLENLIGKENISNIKPDQFQEQHLLSALNGKVCNIGDDISDKYLDSVSDLMSIVTGDTIQVNPKHLQPYEATYRLLCIFSGNGIPRSRNKSQGWYRRLCIVPFNADFNGTVERPEIKDDFIKNKELLEWVLYQILNMAEFDKFIEPKAVKDMLDEYKEDNDFYYSFVVGTYIPNGYHELQHVPLPIIKQWLEEFTEDEGIKNANLYGYGKKMLAVLNKETEKTYTIKNGRVPLNDHKTLDPNGFYRRKLTGTPKGIHKET, from the coding sequence GTGAATATCAAGGAATTACAACAAGAATTGGATAGCACCAAACAGGTTAAAAAGCCCCAAACTATGAAAGAGCTGTACCAACTTTTACAATCATTAGGCGAGGCTTGGCGCGATGAACATAAAGAAGAAAAAGAAATCACTAAAGGTAACAGAAAAGGCGAGGTAGAAACCAAAATACCACGCCCTAGTGTTGCTGAGGTAGCTAATATTTTACTCAAAAATTGCTATTTTACCTTTATTGGCTACAGTAAACTAACAGACAGTAGCCAGCTATATATCTATCATTTAGATTTAGGCTATTATATTGCCAGCCGTGATATAGTCAATAAGCTAATTCTAAAATTTGATAGCAGGCTGACATCTAAGCGATTTACCGAAGAAGTGATTATTTTTCTAAGGACAGAAACAAAAATCAAGCCCCCTATGCAGGAAAGTTATTTAATACCAGTCAGAAATGGCATTTTTAACTTACATACTAAACAATTAGAAGCATTTACCCCTAAGCATATTATCACAACCAAGATAACCACAACATACAATCCAGAGGCTAAAAAAACCCTTTTAGGCGGTTGGTTCGATTTTGATAAGTGGCTAGGTACTCTTGCTTGTGACGATAAGGAAATCATTACACTACTTTGGCAAGTCATGAACGAGGCTATCAATCCCAACCGCACGCGCAAAAAGATGGTCATTTTAACTGGAGATGGGAACAACGGAAAAGGGACATTTCAAGCTCTATTAGAAAATCTGATAGGCAAGGAAAACATTAGCAACATTAAACCAGACCAATTTCAAGAACAGCACCTACTTTCAGCTCTTAATGGAAAAGTTTGTAATATTGGTGATGATATTTCTGATAAATACCTTGATAGTGTTTCCGACCTAATGAGTATCGTCACAGGCGATACTATTCAAGTAAACCCTAAACATTTACAGCCCTATGAGGCTACCTATCGCCTATTATGTATCTTTTCTGGTAATGGTATCCCTAGAAGTCGCAACAAGTCACAAGGCTGGTATAGGCGGCTGTGTATCGTGCCATTTAACGCTGATTTTAATGGCACAGTGGAGCGCCCAGAAATCAAAGACGACTTTATCAAAAATAAAGAGCTTTTAGAGTGGGTACTTTATCAAATCCTAAATATGGCGGAATTTGATAAATTCATTGAACCTAAAGCAGTCAAAGACATGTTAGACGAGTACAAAGAGGACAACGATTTTTATTATTCTTTTGTGGTCGGAACTTATATCCCCAATGGCTACCATGAGTTGCAACATGTCCCCTTACCAATTATCAAACAATGGCTAGAAGAATTTACAGAAGATGAGGGGATAAAGAACGCTAATTTATACGGTTACGGTAAAAAGATGCTTGCGGTACTGAATAAGGAGACTGAAAAAACTTACACTATAAAAAATGGTAGAGTGCCATTAAACGACCACAAAACATTAGACCCTAATGGATTTTACAGAAGAAAGCTGACAGGAACACCTAAAGGTATCCATAAAGAAACTTAA
- the macP gene encoding cell wall synthase accessory phosphoprotein MacP: MGKPLLTDEVIEKAKRGESFEADEYADFDTKIMLLPDHEELERIYKSRRIENARRSQLQSKLNLILIAVIILIALLVYAVFYL, from the coding sequence ATGGGGAAGCCGTTATTAACTGATGAGGTGATTGAAAAAGCCAAACGTGGAGAGTCGTTTGAAGCTGATGAGTATGCGGATTTTGACACCAAAATCATGCTCCTGCCAGACCATGAGGAATTAGAACGTATCTATAAGAGTCGGCGCATCGAAAATGCTAGACGGAGTCAGTTGCAATCTAAATTGAACTTGATTCTTATTGCAGTGATTATTCTTATCGCTCTTTTAGTCTATGCTGTCTTTTACCTATAA
- a CDS encoding BRO-N domain-containing protein, which produces MTTQVSIFEETNDQGQHLQVIYTDNFNGHALDVYGDFENPLFMARAVAEMIDYGKTSQGYYDVQTMLRKVDEDEKVKATPLEGTTDNFRRGQKVWFLTEQGLYEVLFQSRKPLAKEFKKAVKEILKEIRLKGYYMAGELVEPTPTPATDDLSYIKGKLADLQKLDNISDINKGMVVINRIILTLSHEDASSEKWHQLTGQ; this is translated from the coding sequence ATGACAACACAAGTAAGTATTTTTGAAGAGACAAACGACCAAGGGCAACATTTACAAGTTATCTATACCGATAATTTCAATGGTCACGCTTTGGACGTTTATGGAGATTTTGAAAATCCATTATTTATGGCTAGGGCAGTAGCTGAAATGATTGACTACGGAAAGACTAGCCAAGGTTACTATGACGTACAGACTATGTTAAGAAAAGTAGACGAAGATGAAAAAGTGAAGGCTACGCCTTTAGAAGGCACTACGGATAATTTCCGTAGAGGTCAAAAAGTTTGGTTTTTAACCGAGCAAGGACTATATGAAGTGCTTTTTCAATCACGCAAACCGCTAGCCAAAGAGTTTAAAAAAGCCGTTAAGGAAATTCTAAAAGAAATCCGACTAAAAGGTTATTACATGGCAGGCGAGTTGGTAGAACCAACACCGACACCAGCAACAGACGACTTGTCTTATATCAAAGGTAAACTTGCTGACTTACAGAAACTAGATAATATCAGTGACATCAATAAAGGCATGGTAGTTATCAATCGTATCATTCTGACTTTGAGCCATGAAGACGCAAGCAGTGAGAAATGGCATCAGTTAACAGGACAATAG
- a CDS encoding Gfo/Idh/MocA family protein yields the protein MKLAILGTGMIVKDVLPVLQEINGIDLKVIVSTPRSIDVARELAKSFAISTATSDFDSVLASEDVDTVYIATPNHLHYDGAKKALLAGKHVICEKPFTLTAGELDELVVIAKERKLILLEAITNQYLSNMTFIKEHLDRLGDIKIVECNYSQYSSRYDAFKQGDIAPAFDPQKGGGALRDLNIYNIHFVVGLFGSPKKVQYLANMDKGIDTSGMLVMDYEQFKVVCIGAKDCTAEIKSTIQGNKGSLAVLGATNTLPQVQLSLYGHEAEVVNLNKHEHRMYEEFLAFRDMIDQRDFEKVNQALEHSRAVMAVLERAVNSQ from the coding sequence ATGAAATTAGCAATTTTAGGGACTGGAATGATTGTCAAAGATGTTTTGCCTGTCCTACAAGAAATTAACGGTATTGACCTTAAAGTTATTGTTTCCACGCCTCGTAGTATAGATGTGGCTAGAGAATTAGCAAAAAGCTTTGCTATTTCAACGGCTACAAGTGATTTTGACAGTGTTCTTGCCTCAGAAGATGTGGACACCGTTTATATCGCAACCCCTAATCATTTGCATTATGATGGGGCAAAAAAGGCTCTTCTAGCCGGCAAACATGTTATCTGTGAAAAACCTTTTACCCTAACAGCAGGGGAATTAGATGAATTAGTGGTGATCGCTAAAGAACGAAAGCTCATTTTGTTAGAAGCGATTACCAATCAGTATCTGAGCAATATGACCTTTATTAAAGAGCACCTTGATCGACTGGGGGATATCAAAATTGTAGAGTGCAACTATTCTCAATATTCGTCTCGTTATGACGCCTTTAAGCAAGGTGATATAGCACCAGCCTTTGACCCTCAAAAAGGTGGTGGAGCCTTGCGCGATTTAAATATCTATAATATTCATTTTGTGGTAGGCCTATTTGGCAGTCCCAAAAAGGTTCAATATTTAGCTAATATGGACAAGGGAATTGATACGTCAGGCATGCTTGTCATGGACTATGAGCAGTTTAAAGTGGTTTGTATTGGGGCGAAGGATTGCACGGCAGAAATCAAGTCCACTATTCAAGGCAACAAAGGCTCACTTGCAGTGCTTGGAGCAACGAATACCCTCCCTCAAGTTCAGTTAAGTTTATACGGTCACGAAGCAGAAGTGGTTAATCTTAACAAACATGAACACCGCATGTATGAAGAATTCCTTGCTTTTAGGGATATGATTGACCAAAGAGACTTTGAGAAAGTGAATCAGGCTTTGGAACACAGCAGAGCGGTCATGGCTGTATTGGAGCGTGCTGTTAATTCTCAATGA
- a CDS encoding DUF3977 family protein, with protein sequence MTKYIEIGLGNSWLVRTEYEKDDGTEVEVRGISGAVHPRSIYLRIWLGYTVWILDFKEGFKQQTKSRKSFKCVVGIVSEL encoded by the coding sequence ATGACCAAGTATATTGAGATTGGCTTGGGCAATTCCTGGTTGGTTCGCACAGAATACGAAAAAGATGATGGAACGGAAGTTGAGGTTAGAGGTATTTCAGGAGCTGTTCATCCGAGGTCTATTTACCTTAGAATTTGGCTGGGTTATACCGTTTGGATTTTGGATTTCAAAGAAGGGTTTAAACAGCAAACCAAGTCTCGTAAGTCATTCAAATGTGTTGTTGGCATTGTATCAGAGCTTTGA
- a CDS encoding 3-oxoacyl-ACP reductase, producing the protein MTKRVLITGVSSGIGLAQARLFLENGYAVYGVDKSERPDLPGDFQFLQLDVSGDLAALHDFAPHVDIICHTAGILDDYKPLLDISDADIDKIFQVNLFATIRITRYYLPQMVANGSGIIINMCSIASFLAGGGGAAYTASKHALAGFTRQLALDYAKSGIQVFGIAPGAVKTAMTQADFEPGGLAQWVADETPIGRWLDPAEIAELTLYLASGKAGAMQGEILKVDGGWSLK; encoded by the coding sequence ATGACTAAACGCGTCCTTATCACAGGAGTATCATCAGGCATCGGACTAGCGCAGGCCCGTCTTTTTTTGGAAAATGGCTACGCAGTCTATGGCGTTGACAAGTCAGAAAGACCTGACTTGCCCGGAGACTTTCAGTTTTTACAACTGGACGTTAGCGGCGATTTAGCTGCGCTTCACGACTTTGCACCGCATGTGGACATCATATGCCACACCGCAGGAATCCTCGACGACTATAAGCCCTTACTTGATATTAGTGATGCCGATATTGACAAAATTTTTCAGGTCAACCTTTTTGCAACTATCCGAATCACTCGCTATTACTTACCCCAAATGGTTGCTAATGGTTCTGGCATTATCATCAATATGTGTTCTATTGCTAGTTTTTTAGCAGGTGGTGGCGGAGCAGCTTATACAGCTAGCAAGCACGCCTTGGCAGGTTTTACCCGTCAGCTAGCTCTTGATTATGCCAAGTCTGGTATTCAGGTTTTTGGCATTGCACCAGGCGCCGTTAAAACGGCCATGACACAAGCAGATTTTGAACCTGGAGGCTTGGCTCAATGGGTGGCCGATGAAACTCCGATTGGGCGCTGGTTAGACCCAGCAGAAATTGCTGAGCTTACCCTCTACTTAGCTTCAGGAAAAGCAGGAGCGATGCAGGGAGAAATCCTTAAAGTTGATGGTGGCTGGAGTTTGAAATGA
- a CDS encoding helix-turn-helix domain-containing protein, which translates to MILPPLPENYRRVLNLIKVGADNPTTGAEIALILKLEERTVQSIISRLITRYGVPIIGVRHGFNRGYFIPADKAELLDGAKAFYNQVQEEQKRLSVLLNADLDSYKELLKGADMNV; encoded by the coding sequence ATGATACTACCACCGCTACCAGAGAATTATAGACGTGTCCTTAATCTTATCAAGGTAGGAGCTGACAACCCTACCACAGGGGCAGAGATAGCCCTTATTTTAAAGTTAGAGGAAAGGACAGTACAAAGTATCATTAGCCGTTTAATCACGCGCTACGGCGTTCCTATCATTGGCGTAAGGCATGGTTTTAATCGTGGGTACTTTATCCCAGCAGATAAGGCTGAGCTATTAGATGGTGCTAAAGCCTTTTACAATCAAGTACAGGAAGAACAAAAGCGCCTAAGTGTTTTGTTAAATGCTGACCTTGATAGCTATAAGGAGTTACTGAAAGGGGCTGATATGAATGTTTAG
- a CDS encoding ASCH domain-containing protein has product MTVEELWQTYQKINPGIGDEFDAWAFGVQPDLLAKLVLEGTKTATASAYDLYSLDQEPLPQVGTYDVVLDGQGQAVCIIQITKVEVLPFNQVSAEHAYKEGEGDRSLDWWRQAHQDFFQPYFEEAGLVFSEQSPIVLEEFQVVYPQLGD; this is encoded by the coding sequence ATGACAGTAGAAGAATTATGGCAGACCTATCAAAAGATTAATCCTGGTATTGGTGATGAGTTTGATGCTTGGGCCTTTGGGGTTCAACCGGATTTATTAGCAAAGCTCGTCTTAGAAGGAACTAAAACAGCAACAGCCTCTGCTTATGATTTATATAGTTTAGATCAGGAACCCCTTCCACAGGTTGGAACTTATGATGTGGTGCTAGATGGTCAAGGGCAGGCAGTTTGTATCATTCAAATTACTAAGGTTGAGGTTCTTCCTTTTAATCAGGTATCAGCAGAACATGCTTACAAAGAAGGAGAAGGGGATAGGAGCTTGGATTGGTGGCGACAGGCCCATCAGGACTTTTTTCAACCTTATTTTGAAGAGGCAGGGCTTGTTTTTTCTGAACAAAGTCCCATTGTTTTAGAAGAATTTCAAGTGGTTTACCCACAGTTAGGAGATTAA
- a CDS encoding DUF2829 domain-containing protein encodes MTFEEILPGLKAKKKYVRTGWAGAENYVQLFDSIEQNGQALEVTPYFLINVSGEGEGFSMWAPTPCDVLATDWVEVHD; translated from the coding sequence ATGACATTTGAAGAGATTTTACCAGGCCTCAAAGCGAAAAAAAAATACGTTAGAACAGGTTGGGCAGGTGCTGAAAACTATGTTCAACTCTTTGATAGCATCGAACAAAATGGCCAAGCTCTTGAAGTAACGCCTTACTTCTTGATTAATGTGTCTGGCGAGGGAGAAGGCTTTTCTATGTGGGCGCCAACCCCATGTGATGTGCTAGCCACCGATTGGGTAGAAGTTCATGACTAA
- a CDS encoding NUDIX hydrolase: MEFEEKTLKRQDIFDGHIFKVVVDDVELPNNLGQSKRELIFHRGAVAVLAVTPDKKIVIVKQYRKAIEAVSYEIPAGKLEVGESGSELEAAARELEEETAYTGHLSLLYEFYTAIGFCNEKIKLYLATDLKKVPHPKPQDEDEVIEVLELTYEDCMELVSKGKLADAKTLIALQYYALHFGGDR; encoded by the coding sequence ATGGAATTTGAAGAAAAAACGCTGAAAAGACAAGACATTTTTGATGGTCATATTTTTAAAGTTGTTGTGGATGATGTTGAACTTCCCAACAATCTGGGACAATCCAAGCGAGAATTGATTTTTCATCGTGGTGCCGTTGCTGTATTAGCGGTTACACCTGATAAGAAAATTGTGATTGTCAAACAATACCGCAAAGCTATTGAAGCTGTTTCTTATGAAATTCCAGCCGGTAAGTTGGAAGTGGGTGAATCGGGATCCGAGTTAGAAGCTGCTGCACGGGAATTAGAAGAAGAGACAGCCTATACTGGTCATTTATCCCTTCTTTATGAGTTTTACACAGCCATTGGTTTTTGTAATGAAAAAATCAAACTTTACTTAGCAACTGATCTTAAAAAGGTACCCCATCCTAAACCTCAAGATGAGGATGAAGTGATTGAGGTATTAGAACTGACTTATGAAGACTGTATGGAGCTCGTTTCCAAAGGGAAATTAGCAGATGCTAAAACCTTGATAGCTTTGCAATATTATGCCTTACATTTTGGAGGTGATCGGTAA
- a CDS encoding MerR family transcriptional regulator, producing the protein MFSLSKESENSLKRGILSLISGFLKEYLKPKPRITGLITPKQIKDELDVDYKTLQRWERAGLKRLTPPIEDTRKVFYKIDDLLIFLGAEK; encoded by the coding sequence ATGTTTAGTTTAAGCAAAGAGAGTGAAAACAGTCTAAAACGCGGCATATTATCACTAATATCTGGGTTTCTAAAAGAATATCTAAAACCCAAACCACGGATAACAGGCTTGATCACTCCCAAACAGATAAAAGATGAACTGGATGTAGATTATAAAACTTTGCAACGTTGGGAGCGTGCAGGCTTAAAAAGGCTTACCCCTCCTATCGAGGACACGCGCAAAGTCTTTTATAAAATTGACGACCTTTTAATATTTCTAGGAGCTGAAAAATGA